A section of the Pseudomonas prosekii genome encodes:
- the waaA gene encoding lipid IV(A) 3-deoxy-D-manno-octulosonic acid transferase, protein MNRTLYTALFYLGLPLVAIRLWLRARKAPAYAKRIGERFSYGLPTMQPGGIWVHAVSVGESIAAAPMIRALLQRYPTLPITVTCMTPTGSERIQALFANEPRIQHCYLPYDLPCAAARFLDRVQPKLAVIMETELWPNHIHQCAKRGIPVALANARLSERSAKGYGRFHKLTAPMLAEMSLFAVQTEAEAQRFRDLGARPQTVEVTGSIKFDLTIDPALLQRAAELRGQWQAQERPVWIAASTHEGEDEVVLAAHRQLLANHPDALLILVPRHPERFNSVFELCKQQGFATVRRSLAEPVTADTSVLLGDTMGELLFLYALADSAFVGGSLVPNGGHNLLEPAALAKPVLSGPHLFNFLEIAAQLRSAGALAEVEDAEGLAVEVQRLFELPRDAQRMAEAGLNVMRRNQGALQRLLDGLGRLLDR, encoded by the coding sequence ATGAATAGAACTCTCTACACCGCGCTGTTTTACCTGGGGCTGCCATTGGTAGCGATTCGGCTATGGCTGCGGGCGCGCAAGGCGCCGGCGTACGCCAAACGCATTGGCGAGCGCTTCTCTTATGGCTTGCCGACGATGCAGCCCGGCGGCATTTGGGTGCACGCCGTGTCCGTGGGCGAAAGCATCGCCGCCGCGCCGATGATCCGCGCGCTGCTGCAGCGCTACCCGACGCTGCCGATTACCGTGACCTGCATGACGCCGACCGGGTCCGAACGCATTCAGGCCTTGTTCGCCAATGAACCACGCATCCAGCACTGCTATTTGCCTTACGACTTGCCGTGCGCGGCGGCGCGGTTCCTCGATCGGGTGCAGCCGAAACTCGCCGTGATTATGGAAACCGAGCTGTGGCCCAACCACATCCATCAATGCGCCAAACGCGGGATTCCGGTGGCGCTGGCCAATGCGCGATTGTCCGAGCGCTCGGCCAAAGGCTATGGCCGTTTTCACAAACTCACCGCGCCGATGCTTGCCGAAATGAGTCTGTTTGCGGTGCAAACCGAGGCCGAGGCGCAGCGCTTCCGTGATCTCGGCGCGCGTCCGCAAACCGTCGAGGTGACTGGCTCGATCAAGTTCGACCTGACCATCGACCCAGCGTTGTTGCAACGCGCCGCCGAACTGCGCGGCCAGTGGCAAGCGCAGGAGCGCCCGGTGTGGATCGCCGCCAGCACTCACGAAGGTGAAGACGAAGTGGTGCTGGCGGCGCATCGTCAATTGCTCGCCAATCACCCCGACGCGTTGCTGATTCTGGTGCCGCGCCATCCGGAGCGTTTCAACTCGGTGTTCGAACTGTGCAAACAGCAGGGTTTTGCCACGGTGCGCCGTTCACTGGCCGAACCGGTGACCGCCGACACGTCGGTGCTGCTGGGCGACACCATGGGCGAATTGCTGTTTCTTTACGCGCTGGCCGACAGCGCGTTTGTCGGCGGCAGTCTGGTGCCGAATGGCGGGCATAACTTGCTGGAGCCAGCAGCGCTGGCGAAACCGGTGCTGAGCGGACCGCACCTGTTCAACTTCCTCGAAATCGCCGCGCAACTGCGCAGCGCCGGGGCGTTGGCCGAGGTCGAGGACGCCGAAGGTTTGGCAGTGGAGGTGCAGCGTCTGTTCGAATTGCCGCGCGATGCGCAGCGGATGGCGGAGGCGGGATTGAACGTGATGCGGCGCAATCAGGGTGCGTTGCAGCGGTTGCTGGATGGGTTGGGGCGGTTGCTCGATCGCTAA
- a CDS encoding LysR family transcriptional regulator produces MNIQWNLEQLRLFVSVAEQRSFSAVAREQRKAQSAVSSSIALLEEDLGVSLFDRSSGRQPRLTEAGNALLEEAREVLRQCERLNGRALAMMRGQEARLRVAQDEAMPYQPIIESFEALADKFPSIEVQLTSAAQGDVARKLVERRADLGLLFFHDQIPEALERRVLGSVEMVTVCGKGHPLASMAEVDCQQLARHRQLLMSTESSVYPGSEPASPQVWRADSFYVMAEWLVRGLGWAWLPRHVVQYPTYQNQMVELVSEWTPPALVVELVWRRDEPLGPAARWLAERFAVHLQAIGLKTDKLRRHE; encoded by the coding sequence ATGAACATTCAATGGAATCTTGAGCAACTGCGCCTGTTCGTCAGCGTAGCGGAGCAGCGCTCGTTCTCGGCAGTGGCCCGGGAGCAGCGCAAGGCGCAATCGGCGGTCAGCAGTTCGATTGCGCTGCTGGAGGAAGATTTGGGCGTGAGCCTGTTTGACCGCAGCAGCGGCCGCCAACCCAGGCTCACCGAGGCCGGCAATGCCTTGCTCGAAGAGGCGCGCGAAGTGCTGCGCCAATGCGAGCGCCTCAACGGTCGGGCGCTGGCGATGATGCGCGGCCAGGAAGCGCGGCTGCGGGTGGCGCAGGATGAGGCGATGCCTTATCAGCCGATCATCGAAAGTTTTGAAGCGCTGGCGGACAAATTCCCCAGCATCGAAGTGCAACTGACCAGCGCCGCGCAGGGCGATGTGGCGCGCAAACTGGTCGAGCGCCGCGCCGACCTGGGTTTGCTGTTTTTCCACGATCAGATCCCCGAAGCGCTGGAGCGGCGGGTGCTGGGCAGCGTCGAAATGGTCACCGTGTGCGGCAAGGGTCATCCGTTGGCGAGCATGGCCGAAGTCGATTGCCAGCAACTGGCGCGGCATCGGCAGTTGCTGATGTCCACCGAATCCAGCGTCTACCCCGGCAGCGAGCCGGCGAGCCCGCAAGTCTGGCGCGCCGACAGTTTTTACGTGATGGCCGAATGGCTGGTGCGCGGCCTCGGCTGGGCGTGGCTGCCGCGCCACGTCGTGCAATACCCGACGTATCAAAATCAGATGGTCGAACTGGTCAGCGAATGGACCCCGCCAGCGCTGGTGGTCGAGCTGGTGTGGCGCCGCGACGAGCCACTCGGCCCGGCCGCGCGTTGGTTGGCAGAACGTTTTGCCGTGCACTTGCAGGCGATCGGCTTAAAAACCGATAAACTCCGCCGCCATGAATAG
- a CDS encoding DMT family transporter, with amino-acid sequence MTAYYYLAIAICAEVIATVSMKAVKGFSTPLPLTLVIVGYGIAFWMLTLVVRSVPVGVAYAVWAGMGIVMVSVAALFIYGQKLDVPAMLGMALIVLGVVVIQLFSKTAGH; translated from the coding sequence ATGACCGCTTACTACTACCTGGCCATCGCCATTTGCGCCGAAGTGATTGCCACTGTTTCGATGAAAGCGGTCAAGGGTTTCAGCACGCCACTGCCGCTGACCCTGGTGATCGTCGGCTACGGCATCGCGTTCTGGATGCTCACGCTGGTGGTGCGCAGCGTGCCGGTGGGCGTGGCGTACGCGGTGTGGGCCGGCATGGGAATTGTGATGGTCAGCGTCGCGGCACTGTTTATCTACGGGCAGAAACTCGACGTGCCAGCGATGCTCGGGATGGCGCTGATCGTACTGGGCGTCGTGGTCATCCAACTCTTCTCGAAAACCGCCGGCCACTGA
- a CDS encoding NAD(P)/FAD-dependent oxidoreductase, whose protein sequence is MPSVISTDVLIVGAGVAGLWLNARLRRQGFSTVLVESATLGGGQSVKSQGIIHGGAKYALHGALTGASEAIADMPRRWREALAGDGELDLSGVRLLSEAHYLWSPGTIAGNLTSFFASKAVRGRVDQVKGEQLPPALQDKRFKGKVYRLAELVIDVPSLIQRLADLAGDGLLAGQVIEPLLEAGLLVGLKVDGREIRAQRIVLSAGAGTAGLLEALGLSNPAMQRRPLHMIIAKGPSLKPLYAHCLGGGTKPRITVTTHPAADGQWVWYLGGDIAEAEGVAREPAEQIATAQKELGQLLPWIDLSTARWATLRVDRAEPLQSGLTRPDNAFLAEQGKLLVGWPTKLALAPDFADRVIASLARDNIQPGPAQPLPELPKPPMGVPAWDQLLP, encoded by the coding sequence ATGCCATCCGTTATTTCCACCGACGTTCTGATTGTCGGCGCTGGTGTCGCCGGCCTCTGGCTGAATGCGCGCCTGCGCCGCCAGGGTTTTTCGACCGTGCTGGTGGAAAGCGCCACCCTCGGCGGCGGGCAGAGCGTTAAGTCCCAGGGCATCATCCACGGCGGCGCCAAATACGCGCTGCACGGTGCGCTGACCGGCGCTTCGGAAGCCATCGCCGACATGCCGCGACGCTGGCGCGAGGCGCTGGCCGGTGACGGCGAACTCGACCTCAGCGGCGTGCGCCTGCTCTCCGAAGCCCATTACCTGTGGTCGCCCGGCACGATCGCCGGCAACCTCACCAGTTTCTTCGCCAGTAAAGCCGTGCGTGGCCGCGTTGATCAGGTCAAAGGCGAGCAACTGCCGCCAGCGCTGCAAGACAAGCGCTTCAAAGGCAAGGTCTACCGCTTGGCCGAACTGGTGATCGACGTGCCGAGCCTGATTCAGCGCCTCGCCGATCTGGCCGGCGACGGCTTGCTCGCCGGGCAAGTGATCGAGCCTTTGCTGGAGGCCGGTTTGCTGGTCGGGCTGAAAGTCGATGGCCGTGAAATCCGCGCCCAGCGCATCGTCCTCAGCGCTGGCGCCGGCACTGCCGGGCTGCTCGAAGCATTGGGCCTGAGCAACCCGGCCATGCAGCGCCGGCCGTTGCACATGATCATCGCCAAAGGCCCGAGCCTGAAACCGCTGTACGCCCACTGCCTGGGCGGCGGCACCAAACCGCGCATCACCGTGACCACCCATCCGGCGGCCGATGGCCAATGGGTCTGGTACCTGGGCGGCGACATTGCCGAAGCCGAGGGCGTGGCCCGCGAACCTGCCGAACAAATTGCCACCGCGCAAAAAGAACTTGGCCAATTGCTGCCGTGGATCGACCTCAGCACTGCGCGATGGGCGACCCTGCGCGTCGACCGCGCCGAGCCGTTGCAATCGGGCCTGACCCGCCCGGACAACGCGTTCCTCGCCGAGCAAGGCAAATTGCTGGTCGGTTGGCCGACCAAACTGGCCTTGGCGCCGGACTTCGCCGACCGCGTAATCGCCAGCCTCGCCCGCGACAACATCCAGCCCGGCCCGGCACAACCGCTGCCCGAGCTGCCAAAACCACCGATGGGCGTTCCTGCCTGGGACCAATTGCTGCCATGA
- a CDS encoding aldo/keto reductase, whose protein sequence is MSQPTLHDLHRPLGSTGLTVSPLGLGTVKLGRDQGVKYPNGFQIPGDEEARMLLQMARNIGINLIDTAPAYGHSEERLGPLLRGQRQDWVIVSKVGEEFADGQSSHDFSAAHTRLSVERSLQRLETDFIDLVLVHSDGNDLAILNDSEVYATLAALKQEGKIRGFGFSGKTVEGGLKALEQGDCAMVTYNLNEQGEKAVIDYAAAHGKAILVKKALASGHVILSPGVDAVQASFELLFEHPGVASAIVGTINPLHLAHNVATVAKVLRRN, encoded by the coding sequence ATGAGCCAACCAACTCTGCACGACTTGCATCGCCCCTTGGGCAGCACCGGCCTGACGGTTTCGCCGCTGGGCCTGGGCACGGTGAAACTGGGCCGCGACCAAGGGGTGAAATACCCCAACGGCTTTCAGATTCCCGGCGACGAAGAAGCGCGAATGCTCCTGCAAATGGCGCGCAACATTGGCATCAACCTGATCGACACCGCGCCCGCCTATGGCCACAGCGAAGAACGCCTCGGCCCGTTGCTGCGCGGCCAGCGCCAGGACTGGGTGATCGTCAGCAAGGTCGGCGAAGAGTTCGCCGATGGCCAGTCGAGCCACGACTTCAGCGCCGCCCATACGCGGCTGTCGGTTGAGCGCAGCCTGCAACGTCTGGAAACGGATTTTATCGACCTGGTGCTGGTGCATTCCGACGGCAACGACTTGGCGATTCTCAACGACAGCGAGGTCTATGCAACGCTCGCGGCGCTGAAACAGGAAGGCAAAATTCGCGGATTCGGCTTTTCCGGAAAAACCGTCGAGGGCGGCTTGAAGGCTCTGGAACAGGGCGATTGCGCGATGGTCACCTACAATTTGAACGAACAGGGCGAGAAAGCCGTCATTGACTATGCTGCTGCGCATGGCAAAGCGATCCTGGTGAAAAAAGCCCTCGCCAGCGGCCACGTCATCCTCAGCCCCGGCGTCGACGCCGTGCAAGCCAGCTTCGAGTTGTTGTTTGAACATCCGGGTGTTGCCAGTGCTATTGTCGGGACCATCAATCCGCTGCACCTCGCCCATAACGTCGCGACCGTTGCCAAGGTCCTACGTAGAAACTGA
- a CDS encoding metal ABC transporter ATPase, which yields MPRTLIRKNPSNFKTLPLFVEATPEGLSYQSVGMPLNFSQTLQRRRPVTVPDNERFALELANLGVSVRLTLHWQNRDYWVLVRQRRQDRGDVVLKLISGYVPAHELNLPLHTAIQEIAEECLLETPEGWLGGRFNDTWLPAPYSSALHYREALPFRLTPLSGAARPVRSANLQLIERPRAYVHLPTASLQLIYDLRLDVPKEAKSLSLFHVDERLEGDQLVARLDRKRPDLYLMPLEEGVPLPELYTLKRDKLIPASTRGLYLAESFAIQEGWTVREERIRWKDWVVQQGLEAPKAPRRGLKKLSVKALRLVRLVRGSLRKEP from the coding sequence ATGCCGCGTACGCTCATTAGAAAGAACCCGAGCAACTTCAAGACCCTGCCGTTATTCGTCGAAGCGACGCCCGAAGGCCTGAGCTATCAAAGCGTCGGGATGCCGCTGAATTTCTCCCAGACCCTGCAACGCCGCCGCCCGGTCACGGTGCCCGACAACGAACGTTTTGCCCTGGAACTGGCCAACCTCGGGGTTTCGGTGCGCCTGACCCTGCATTGGCAGAATCGTGATTATTGGGTGCTGGTGCGCCAGCGTCGGCAAGATCGCGGCGACGTGGTGCTCAAGCTGATTTCCGGTTACGTGCCCGCGCATGAGCTGAACCTGCCACTGCACACGGCAATCCAGGAGATTGCCGAAGAGTGTTTGCTGGAGACCCCGGAAGGCTGGCTCGGCGGGCGTTTCAACGACACGTGGCTGCCGGCGCCCTACTCGTCCGCGCTGCATTATCGCGAGGCGCTGCCCTTTCGCCTGACGCCGCTGTCCGGCGCGGCGCGCCCCGTGCGCAGCGCCAATTTGCAGTTGATCGAACGCCCGCGCGCCTACGTGCATTTGCCCACGGCATCGCTGCAATTGATCTACGACTTGCGCCTCGACGTACCCAAGGAAGCCAAATCGCTGAGCCTGTTTCATGTCGACGAACGACTTGAAGGCGATCAACTGGTCGCGCGCCTCGATCGCAAGCGCCCGGACCTGTATTTGATGCCGCTGGAAGAAGGCGTGCCGCTGCCCGAGCTGTACACGCTCAAGCGCGACAAGCTGATCCCGGCCAGCACTCGTGGGCTGTATCTGGCGGAGAGTTTTGCGATTCAGGAAGGCTGGACCGTGCGCGAAGAGCGGATCCGTTGGAAGGACTGGGTGGTGCAGCAAGGGCTGGAAGCGCCGAAGGCACCTCGACGCGGCTTGAAGAAACTCAGCGTCAAGGCCCTGCGTCTGGTGCGGCTGGTTCGCGGCAGTCTACGCAAGGAACCGTGA
- a CDS encoding glycosyltransferase codes for MKVMLLVMDEQRVILDRLYELVQQNCDECVIYRLSKKQQMNLGPFLASVHYQTFDRVVIFSRVKRLVPQLRVLKCIPGLIFLEHDAYQNYMPESKYMGVYSRLYGRLPSSRALVSGAVVARRLKAEQIDAVFVSKGYDEQMLHNTGTERDIPVGFLGSLKSTEYSQRKALLEALSRRTGMLVTRTKSGTEYLQMLNRIKIFVSADIGMNEFMIKNFEAMACGCVLLAWSQGEEDQLLGFRDMYNTVFYRSEDEAVEKLELLQNDPELTARIASNGQAFAESQYSFARVGRALATEIQREMRPWQPPSAFTRFWVKLRYGMQVPQPS; via the coding sequence ATGAAAGTAATGCTCCTGGTGATGGACGAGCAGCGCGTCATTCTGGATCGCCTGTATGAACTCGTGCAGCAAAACTGCGACGAGTGCGTCATCTATCGCCTGAGCAAAAAGCAGCAGATGAACCTGGGGCCGTTTCTCGCATCGGTCCATTACCAGACCTTTGACCGGGTGGTGATTTTCTCCCGGGTCAAACGCCTGGTGCCTCAACTGCGTGTCTTGAAGTGTATCCCCGGGCTGATTTTTCTCGAGCATGACGCTTATCAGAACTACATGCCCGAGAGTAAGTACATGGGCGTTTACTCGCGGTTGTATGGCCGTTTGCCGAGTTCTCGTGCGCTGGTTTCCGGGGCTGTGGTGGCGCGTCGGCTGAAGGCTGAACAGATCGACGCGGTGTTCGTTTCCAAGGGTTATGACGAACAGATGCTGCACAACACCGGCACCGAGCGCGACATTCCGGTGGGTTTTCTCGGCAGCCTGAAAAGTACCGAATATTCGCAGCGCAAGGCGTTGCTCGAGGCTCTTTCGCGGCGTACCGGAATGCTGGTGACGCGGACCAAGTCCGGCACCGAATACCTGCAAATGCTCAACCGCATCAAGATCTTTGTCAGTGCCGATATCGGCATGAACGAGTTCATGATCAAAAACTTTGAAGCCATGGCCTGCGGCTGCGTCTTGCTGGCCTGGAGTCAGGGCGAAGAGGACCAGTTGCTGGGTTTCCGTGATATGTACAACACGGTTTTCTACCGCTCTGAAGATGAAGCCGTGGAAAAACTCGAGTTGCTGCAGAACGACCCTGAACTGACGGCGCGCATCGCCAGCAACGGCCAGGCGTTCGCCGAGAGCCAGTACTCGTTCGCCCGCGTCGGTCGCGCCCTGGCTACTGAAATTCAGCGGGAAATGCGCCCGTGGCAGCCGCCTTCAGCGTTCACGCGGTTTTGGGTCAAGCTGCGCTACGGCATGCAGGTGCCGCAGCCGTCATGA
- the hldE gene encoding bifunctional D-glycero-beta-D-manno-heptose-7-phosphate kinase/D-glycero-beta-D-manno-heptose 1-phosphate adenylyltransferase HldE gives MKLSMPRFDQAPVLVVGDVMLDRYWHGGTSRISPEAPVPVVKVEQIEDRPGGAANVALNIAALGAPASLVGVTGDDEAADSLANSLEGAGVRALFQRIAHQPTIVKLRVMSRHQQLLRIDFEEPFATDALALGEQVDELLEGIKVLVLSDYGKGALKNHQVLIQAARARGIPVLADPKGKDFSIYRGASLITPNLSEFEAIVGGCADEHELVSKGATLMHDLDLGALLVTRGEHGMTLLRPDHPALHLPARAREVFDVTGAGDTVISTLAAAIAAGEELPHAVALANLAAGIVVGKLGTACISAPELRRAIQREEGSERGVLGLEQLLLAVDDARAHKERIVFTNGCFDILHAGHVTYLEQARAQGDRLIVAVNDDASVSRLKGPGRPINSVDRRMAVLAGLGAVDWVISFAEGTPENLLREVKPDVLVKGGDYGIDQVVGADIVSAYGGTVKVLGLVENSSTTAIVEKIRSH, from the coding sequence ATGAAGTTGTCCATGCCGCGATTCGATCAAGCCCCTGTATTGGTGGTCGGCGATGTCATGCTCGACCGTTACTGGCATGGTGGTACCTCACGGATTTCCCCTGAGGCGCCGGTACCGGTGGTGAAGGTCGAACAAATCGAGGACCGCCCCGGCGGTGCCGCCAACGTTGCACTCAACATCGCTGCACTGGGTGCGCCGGCCTCGCTGGTTGGCGTCACCGGCGACGATGAAGCCGCCGACAGCCTGGCCAATAGCCTCGAAGGCGCTGGCGTGCGCGCGTTGTTTCAGCGCATTGCGCACCAGCCGACCATCGTCAAGTTGCGGGTCATGAGTCGTCACCAGCAACTGCTGCGGATCGACTTTGAAGAACCGTTCGCCACTGACGCTCTGGCGCTGGGCGAGCAGGTCGACGAATTGCTGGAAGGCATCAAAGTGCTGGTGCTCTCGGATTACGGCAAAGGTGCGTTGAAAAACCATCAGGTGCTGATCCAGGCCGCCCGTGCCCGTGGCATTCCGGTGCTGGCCGACCCAAAGGGCAAGGATTTCTCGATTTACCGTGGTGCGAGCCTGATCACCCCGAACCTCAGCGAGTTCGAAGCCATCGTCGGCGGTTGCGCCGATGAGCACGAGCTGGTGAGCAAGGGCGCGACGCTGATGCACGATCTTGACCTCGGCGCCTTGCTCGTGACCCGTGGCGAACATGGCATGACCCTGTTGCGCCCGGATCATCCGGCGCTGCACTTGCCGGCGCGTGCGCGTGAAGTGTTTGATGTCACCGGTGCCGGCGACACGGTAATTTCGACGTTGGCTGCGGCGATTGCCGCTGGCGAAGAACTGCCCCACGCGGTGGCGCTGGCCAACCTGGCAGCGGGTATCGTCGTCGGCAAGCTCGGTACGGCGTGCATCAGTGCTCCGGAACTGCGCCGCGCGATTCAGCGTGAAGAAGGTTCCGAGCGTGGTGTGCTGGGTCTGGAGCAACTGTTGCTGGCGGTCGACGATGCGCGTGCGCACAAAGAGCGGATTGTCTTCACCAACGGCTGCTTCGATATCCTGCATGCCGGGCACGTGACCTACCTCGAACAGGCGCGCGCTCAGGGCGATCGCTTGATTGTCGCGGTCAATGACGACGCCTCGGTGAGCCGCCTGAAAGGGCCGGGTCGGCCGATCAACAGTGTCGACCGGCGCATGGCCGTATTGGCCGGGTTGGGCGCGGTGGACTGGGTGATCAGTTTTGCTGAAGGCACACCGGAAAACCTCCTGCGCGAGGTCAAGCCGGACGTGTTGGTGAAGGGCGGCGACTACGGGATCGACCAGGTTGTCGGTGCTGACATCGTCAGCGCTTACGGCGGTACCGTTAAAGTGTTGGGGCTGGTTGAAAACAGCTCGACGACTGCGATTGTCGAGAAAATTCGCAGCCATTAA
- the msbA gene encoding lipid A export permease/ATP-binding protein MsbA has protein sequence MTDSSLSASPSSLKIYFRLLGYVRPYISLFLISIVGFLIFASTQPMLGYILKYFVDGLSNPQAVLFPSVPYLRDLQLLQAVPLLIIVIAAWQGLGSFLGNYFLAKVSLGLVHDLRVQLFNNLLVLPNRYFDKHNSGHLISRITFNVTMVTGAATDAIKVVIREGMTVIFLFASLLFMNWKLTLVMIAILPLIAVMVSTASKKFRKQSKKIQVAMGDVTHVSSETIQGYRVVRSFGGEVYEQKRFLKASQGNTDKQLRMTRTGAIYTPLLQLVIYSAMAVLMFLVLYLRGDASAGDMIAYITLAGLLPKPIRQLSEVSSTIQKGVAGAESIFEQLDVAPEVDTGTIERDAVSGRLDVRNLSFTYPDTDRQVLNDISFSVEPGQMVALVGRSGSGKSTLANLIPRFYHHDKGEILIDGVEVEQYKLLNLRKHIAQVTQHVTLFSDTVANNIAYGDLAGAPREDIEKAAKDAYAMDFIAQLPEGLDTQVGENGVLLSGGQRQRLAIARALLKNAPLLILDEATSALDTESERHIQAALDHVMKGRTTLVIAHRLSTIEKADLILVMDQGKIVERGTHAELLAQNGYYARLNAMGLDAPAQDMA, from the coding sequence ATGACCGACTCCAGTCTCTCCGCAAGCCCATCGAGCTTGAAAATCTACTTCCGCCTGCTCGGCTATGTCCGGCCGTACATCAGTCTGTTCCTGATCAGCATTGTCGGCTTTCTGATTTTTGCTTCGACGCAGCCGATGCTCGGCTACATTCTGAAGTACTTCGTCGATGGCCTGTCCAATCCGCAAGCGGTGCTGTTTCCGAGCGTTCCTTACCTGCGTGACCTGCAACTGCTGCAAGCGGTGCCGCTGCTGATCATTGTGATTGCGGCGTGGCAAGGTCTGGGTTCCTTTCTGGGCAACTACTTCCTGGCCAAGGTTTCTCTCGGGTTGGTCCACGACCTGCGCGTGCAGTTGTTCAACAACCTGCTGGTATTGCCCAATCGATATTTCGACAAGCATAACTCGGGTCATCTGATTTCGCGTATCACCTTCAACGTGACCATGGTCACCGGGGCGGCGACAGATGCGATCAAGGTCGTAATTCGCGAAGGCATGACGGTGATTTTCCTGTTCGCCTCGTTGCTGTTCATGAACTGGAAGCTGACGCTGGTCATGATCGCGATCCTGCCGCTGATCGCCGTGATGGTGAGCACCGCGAGCAAGAAATTCCGCAAGCAGAGCAAGAAAATCCAGGTCGCCATGGGTGACGTGACGCACGTGTCTTCGGAAACCATTCAGGGCTATCGCGTGGTGCGCAGCTTCGGTGGTGAAGTCTACGAGCAGAAGCGTTTCCTCAAGGCCAGCCAGGGCAACACTGACAAGCAACTGCGCATGACCCGCACCGGCGCGATCTACACGCCGCTGCTGCAACTGGTGATCTACAGCGCCATGGCGGTGCTGATGTTCCTCGTGTTGTACCTGCGCGGCGACGCTTCGGCGGGTGACATGATTGCCTACATCACCTTGGCCGGCCTGCTGCCCAAGCCGATCCGCCAGTTGTCCGAAGTCAGCTCGACCATCCAGAAAGGCGTGGCCGGCGCGGAAAGCATTTTCGAACAACTGGACGTCGCGCCAGAGGTCGATACCGGCACCATCGAGCGCGATGCGGTCAGCGGTCGCCTGGACGTGCGCAACCTCAGCTTCACCTACCCGGACACCGATCGTCAGGTGCTCAACGACATCAGTTTCTCGGTCGAACCGGGGCAGATGGTCGCGCTGGTCGGGCGTTCGGGCAGCGGCAAGTCGACGCTGGCCAACCTGATTCCACGCTTCTATCACCACGACAAAGGCGAGATCCTCATCGATGGCGTCGAAGTGGAGCAGTACAAACTGTTGAACCTGCGCAAGCACATCGCCCAGGTCACTCAGCACGTCACGCTGTTCAGCGACACCGTGGCCAACAACATTGCTTATGGCGACTTGGCTGGCGCGCCGCGTGAAGACATTGAGAAAGCGGCGAAAGACGCTTACGCCATGGACTTCATCGCCCAGTTGCCCGAAGGCCTGGACACGCAGGTCGGCGAAAACGGTGTGCTGCTTTCCGGCGGTCAGCGCCAGCGTCTGGCGATTGCCCGGGCCCTGCTGAAAAACGCGCCATTGCTGATTCTTGACGAGGCGACTTCGGCGCTGGATACCGAATCGGAGCGGCACATTCAGGCGGCGCTGGATCACGTCATGAAGGGCCGGACCACGTTGGTAATCGCCCACCGTTTGTCGACCATCGAGAAGGCCGATCTGATTCTGGTCATGGACCAGGGCAAGATCGTCGAGCGCGGCACGCATGCCGAACTGCTGGCGCAGAACGGCTATTACGCACGCTTGAACGCCATGGGCCTGGATGCCCCGGCGCAAGACATGGCCTGA